TTGAATCGTATTTGACATTCCTGAATTATATCAAAGCAGATTTTCAGGCAAAATATTAAATCACTGCAACATCCTGGGCAAGTCTCATCTCAGCTGTGTGCATGAGTTTTCCCTCTGCTCCCATTGCCTCTGCTGAGTAGGTAATAATGATACCTACATCCTCTGTAAAGTGATTTGGAATTTACTGATGAAAAGCACTTCAGAATCTAGGCACCAATTGTATGTACCTCAGGTTGTCTCTGTGATCATCTGGGAGAATATTTCTCCcactaagaaaaatattaagtttaaaagcagaaacatttttcaatcAGTCAATCCTCTTGACAGTAGAACAGTCCTTGATGGGTAACGAATTGGTTAATGTTTTCAGATAATCAATAATTAGTCAAAACCTATTACCCCCcatcttttcttggttttctgttttcacaCCAGCAACTACTATCCATGTGAAagtttttccatcagaaaattcCAGGCTGGGATAAAATGGTTTTAATCAGAGTTCTTTTATGCCTGCTAAGTAAATGTGATCATCAGCAATCATTCTGAAATTAGTCAGACTAATGCTAACCTTGCAGCAATGCTGGGGGCATCTCCACACAGTCATGAATTTACACTGCATTAACTACATTCGTTTTGCATCCCTGCtgaacaacacacacaaaaatttatAAACAGAATATTGTTTTCTGTATGTAGAGGTTCAACTCACCAGAGCAGCAAGAAGTTCAAAGGTCAGAAGGAAGCACTGAAATTCAGTAGAAAGTACTGAAATTTAAGGTTAGATTCACAGGACAGTGAGGATGCTGAGTGTTCACGTGAGATACCAGTGTGAGAATCCTGGTGTGCTTTGAATTCACACCTGTGTTGACAAGCACTGTTATAAGACTCACACTAAACCAGTAAATTTCCCATAGGACCATCCTAAGACTTgagaaacaacataaaaataaagcagaattttgATCTTTCTTTGCGTGTTGAATATTCTCTTAAAAAGTAGAACATGCTTTATTATTGGCTTTTATGATGAATTTGACTGTACTGTCTTCTCGCAGCAGACACTGTAACTGAAAGGCGGAGAATCTTGTAGGTGGTTtatcataaaaataatgtaaaaaacactggaaagtaaaaaaataagGTGTATGAGGCAGAAGATGGATTACATGGAAATAGACACCCATTTAAAACACAACAAAtatacttttttatatatttttttaatataaaaataaataggtaTGGTACAGGAAAAAGAGCTTAAGACTGTTTTGGTTCTGCTGTCTGTTAGCtaaggagaaaacatttccaaataccATGGAGACCAGTAGAGTTGCACATTGTTCAGGTATAATTAGGTTTATAATTCCTTCTGTAGAAAGCTGGGGTTTTGTCAGACAAACACAGAAAGCTTAGTAAGTAAAACAAAAGTCTAGGAAGTTAGACAAAGCACTACataagagggaaaataaaaaccagaaattACAAGCACTCACATTCTGTTTGATTTTAGTATTTTAGAATAAGCTAGCGCAAAACCAGAGCCAATaacagggtgattttttttcactgaaaagagaGTAGTATAACACGGATTGGTAGAGCTTAGAGTTTTATGAGAAAAAGATTTAAGGAGGAAGGTGCATCCAGGCACAAGTAATGTATCCAGAacaactcaaaaaaccccacaaaatatctcaaagagaaaagcaagatcAGAGGAAGAGGGAGTGTTTGCAAACAGCAATGATAGAGATAATTTTGCAGGAAAGTTCAGAACTTTGTAAGTGAATGTGTGGAGTTTTGGTCAAATATTGatcagggcaggggggaggggaTAGCATTCAAAGAGAGTAAGAGGTGGTAGTTCACAATTAGAGCAGAAATCTCCTGAGAGTCATCACCAGGGAGATAAAACTGAGGTGAAAGACTCCCTGGATTCAGACTGTGGAATGAAGGATGCGTTTGGCAGGGAACAGGAAGAATCAgctacagggaaagaaaaaggaagaaaaaatttatCTTGAGTAGTTGTGAACTTctgaatgggaaataaaaattcctTTGGTACTGAGAGGTGAGAGGGGAGGAATTCAAGCTGGACCATGTGCATTACCTGAAATAAACAGGGGATAGATAATAAAGGCAGAGGGAGAGTCGAGCCTGAATGTAAGCACTCAAGGCAGAAAGGTCAGCCTGAGCATCATAAAAGAGGATGCTCAGGGTAAAATCCAGCCTGGGACCTAGAAGTCATTGGCACATAACTCTGTGGGGAACAGTGGTTCTACTGCATGCTTTGGTGTTAAGAGCTGAGAAACACAGGAAGCAACTTGGCTGCCCAGGCAAAGGTGTGCCAGGAGCTCAGAGGCATGGACGAGGGCCCACCCTAAGTCTTGTGACACATATGACATTGCATGGATGCCATGGGTACCATGGGTACCTCTGGGCACCTCAAATGGCACTAGAGATTTAATTAGGTACCTAAATTACTCCTCAGATGCGTACACACTAAAACACATGTGAGGGGACAATTTGACCTTTATTTAGAACTCAGTACTTATGCATAAGCAGAGTGCTTTACAAAGGAGGATAAATATCATGACAAACTATGAAATTAAAACATGGATTTGTCATGTTCATACAATAAGAAAGAGGTAGAATTGGTGTCAGAGCTTCCAAACTCTTGTCATGCCACTTAAGACAAATGATGACAAATCTGACACAGGCGCAGAAGAGAAAAGTGTTAGTGGTGGAGGTAAGCTTTCTTTCAGCGGAAAGagcaaaagctgtgctgaaggTGATTTGAAGTGGCTCTTGCAAGGACTGAATGGTCAGTCATCCTCCCCGTGTCTAAAATAACAGCAGTTATGAAAGAGATGGGCAGAGGAATGAGTAAGATTAACAAGTGGACAGGACAAAAAGAAGGGGCTGAAGCAGCCCTTGAAGTGAGAGTAAAGAGCTGAAACTCAAGACAGAGACCAGGACCTCCGCAGCAAATTAATTTGGCACAATAACACTGAACAACTGGCCTCAAAGGAACATCTAGATAACTGCAAACAAAAGCTGGTGAGAATTTGAAGGGCTGACAAATGAAATAAGGAGGCCAAACAGCAAAAGTGAAGAAGCATACAAAGCAAGGAAGAAGCATCCCTGGCTGTGTTTGTGCAGAGGAGCCAGTATTCACATACCGTTATACCAGAGCCTTACCTCCAGAGCTACTGCTCCATTTTTTCCTTGGTGAGGTATTTCATAAGCCTCAATTTGCTGCTTTGTGAGTCGGGCTAGCTTCTCTGCAAGCTCCCGCCAGTATTTGCCAAGCTTGACAGCTGAAGTCAAAATGATGGTGTCCTGGGTAAGACGTGCCACTAAACCCTGgcaatctattttcaaaagcgcCTGCAACAATAATTTTCATTAGTGTTCCTTCACCAGTAATTACAGAGCATTATCATTTGTTTTTATAGCACTAGTCTGCATTTCTAAGCAGACAGGAAGGCTTTTTGTCTGTGTTCTTACAAATATGTAACTTTTTTCCCTACAAAAAGGTATTGCCAACAGTTTCACAGGAAAACTGCCCACGAGCTTAAGGAAAAATTAAGCTGGCATTCAGCTGCTTCAGCATTCCAATGTCAAATCGATCCTGCCAAGCTTACAGatcctgaagaaaaaatatgcttCTCCAACAAAAATATTTGGGACATCAAATTTAGCTTCTTAAAAGTATGACATTaaacttaaaaattaagttaGAGCACTATTATACTAAGGTGTGGTCATTTGTCTACTGCTTTTCTGGAAAATCATTGATTACACTGGCCAGCACCTTTTGATTTACTCCTCCCACAGAACTGATAGTTTGCTGACCATTAAGCAGAAATGCAAGCATAAAACTCTTCCCTTCCCCATGCCAAATGAGCTTTTAataacaaacaaattaaaatggtTCCAGGAGTGAAACCCTGAAATGTAAGTATGTTGCTTTCTCCTTCGTTTGTTTGGATAAGAGCTAATGAGAAAAAtaggtgttgtttttttcttctcctcaaatTAACAGCAAAATGTTCCActgaaaatgttgacttttcCAGTGAAAGATCAAGAACAAAATCCatgttttccttggtttttaggtactgatttttaataaaatatcaagcatttctgcagaaatcaGACATTAGTGTGATTTAAttgtaaaacatttttccatAAAAATCCTCATTGCAAACAGTAGAACTTTTCATAGGCACAGTAGTGAGAAATGGACTATAGTGTACAGTACCAAATCCTCCTATACTTTGGTAAACTGGAGACAAAGTTGTTTGGTTTGCCTTTGCTCTGATAATCAAGAACCCTATTAACATAAAAATAGGagattaattaaaagaaaaaacccgtAAATTCTACCCAAAAGTGACATGGGTGATATCTAGCTTTAAGTCTATATTTACAAAGACAGCGACCTGCATTGGCACTTCATAGCTCAAAATCATATACATCTCAACAAAATGGGACATCTTGTTAATCTAATTATGCCCCACCTTTTGCCTATTCTGTAATGAACTCTGTTTCACTGTATTCAATTAAAAGTTTGGGTCATTTTTACTTTaactcccccctcccctttttgtACAGAGACGTGGCAGACTAAACTGTACTTCATACTTGCTCAGTTTTATTCCATACAGTTTAATGCTGTCTTAAGGGCTGGAAGTGGCCACTGCTACCAAAAATTTCTGAATCCTGATGAAATTGCTGTCAGCACTTCAAAGGGGATAGACAAGTTCTGAGAAGTAAATCCTGTTAAGGTTTACAATTCAGTATAGTCAAAAGGCTTTAGATGAAAGGTTACAATGTGAATTTTTATACACCCATTTTTataatactttattttcataTCAGAAATTTAATTCTCTTCTGTCCCTAAATGAGCTGGTAGACTTTTCAGTCAGAGTCACAGACACCACTGAGTAATCATTAATTCCAAATTCATTTGCGCACAGATCCATAACTAAATTAAGATGGTTAACAATGCAACCTATTACCTGGAAGCGTTTAGAATAAACCCACTTTTGATTCACATGTAGCAGTATTGAATCACTTAGAAGTTGTCCAGTGACTTACAAATGATGCCTATGAAATTATATACTGAAATACTTGCAAGATTGTCCTTGGGTCTCAACAATATTGACTGTGAAGTTGTCATGTGTGGATAGAAGCTCTTGTCTTCAACATGTGGGTCAGGATTTCCTTACTTTAAACATATCAAGCTAACTTAGACATGCACCTTAGGgtacacaaatacatataaataattgAGTTTCCACACTATAAGGTCACTAAATACTTCACAACGGGAATATGAATGCAATTTACCATGATGACTTGCATGACAGAAGACAAAACTATTTCAGTCATGGctgtgtgaaaacaaaaaaaaccagtcaACTGAGTCAACCTAATAAATGAGAAGGCTCTTGGAACATTTACAGAACACTGTTTAGAATTAATTCATCAAAGTATTATTCTTCATGAGAGTCTGGATGTATTTTCCATTTATAGATGTCTACAGTTTTCGTTATATATTCAGGTTTGTAACGATTCCCACAGGGTGCAGGACCATGTTTTCTTATTCACACATTACTATTCAGTAGTTTCTTGGCAATGCATTCCCAATAACCAAGTTAGATCATGCAATACTTACAACAATGAGCTCATAAagaaatagccttttttttttgttagcatgGCAGTCTTCCTTCATCCTCTTCACAACGTGCGCAACTCTCTCTGATTCTTTATCAATGTGTGCCTCATTAAAGTCATCCAAAGACATATGTGAATATCCTAGCACCTCAGCCAAAGCTCTCCAGTCACAAACACTCTCTGATACTGTAGACAGAACTACCGAGTAGATGTAAGTCAGTTTTTTGAATGGCAATGCAATTTGTTCAGCAAGATTCCTGGTTGTTAGTTCACTGTCAGCGGTGTCCATAGCTTGTTCTTTGGAAATCACTTTTATGTTTTTGCAATGTACAAGACCAATCTTTTTTCTGAGAATGCCTACATACCACTCTTTTATTTTAGTTTGTCCAATGGCTTTTACTTTATCTTCACCAAGAAGTGCTATTGTGTCCCCTTTAAAATATTCTAGCAAATAGTCAATCTTATTTTGACGTAACACAGTTTTCAAAGCCACTCCGTAAGTATTAACACTCAAAGTTTTATCTTGAAACTTTGGATATTTAACTGTTGGTATTAAAAGCAAAGGTGCAGACTTGATTTCTTTGCGGTTTTGTAAGCGCTTTGGCCTACTGATAATTCCACATAATTTTGGAGCAGGATCAGGAGTTGTAACATGGAACTGTGTTACTTGGCTACTTTTTAAGACTTTAATCTgaacaaggaaaacaaagaaatgcatCTCCCTACATCCAAGCATGGAAAACAGGAATTGTTGGCGGACCATTTCACCAGTTTTCAGATCCTcctctttaatatttttgctttggtCTTCCATCTTCACTTCAAAATCTGGATCACAGGATACCAAAGAAATGTTTAGATCTTGTGGCTTTTCAAGCAGAAATGTATGTTTTCCCCACAGCTGAAACACAACGGGAGGCatatttttcccccccttttttatATCACAAATTGTGAGTTTTCCTGGAATGTAGTTATGACCAAAGACTGTAAAAACTGCTGTAAAAGATGGATGAATATACTTGGGGCCATAAATTCCAACTGAGACCATTCTATGAACATAATCCCAGACATTAGTTGCTGGAGGCTGGATTTTGTTAGCTTGTACAGCAATCACTGCATACATCACGTGACTGAGGTCCGTTAGCTTCACTTGTATAGTATCTTGATAAGTGTAGCAATTTTCTAGCTTCTTAAAAGGCCCTTCTTTATTGAAACTATAAAAACACACAATATCACTCATAACTTGACTAAGTGGATCATTCTTCACTTTAGCCGCAACTTTCACCTCTAGGAAAATGGCTTCCCTCGTGTTGAGGTTGCTGAGCGTAAGTTCTATCAGAGGACTTATGGTGCTAGACAGCTCATTGTTAAACGATGATGGAGGATTAAGGATAGCCTTTAAACCAACTTCTTGGAATTCCCCAGGTAGTACATGACCCACAGGGACATGAATGTTGATATCTGAGTCAGGTAGCTGTACTGAACCCCCTTCATAATTCAGTTTACAAACAACATGAATGTCTGTAGCTTGCGTTTGTGCCCATCCAGGGCTATGGCTCATGGCTTCTAAATCTAGACAAGATCGAGTGAGTTGCCGGTGACTCAACCAAGCCATCTTATAGGCTTCGCGGTCATTTTGAAGCCATGTCATGTCTGAAACTATAGTTTTTTGAGGTGTTGTCTTGCGAGGATGTAATCTTTGGTTATCAACAATGTCCAGGAAGTCAGAGACACTCTTGGATCGTCCAGATCTTCTTGATGAAGTCTTTCTTAGAAGACAATCAATATCTAGCTCATCACCTGAGGAAGCCAGAGAATCCCTGTTGCTAGAAACTTTAGAGAACaaatgtggtttttcttttaagattgaAAGGTAtctattattttcatttctatttgaaGCAGCTATGTCATGTACGAAAGGGTTGGAGGCTGACAGTTCATTCCAGAAAGGATTAGTCCTGGAAGCAGCATGGGCATGTTTGAATACATCAGACCAGTCAATATCCAAACCCAGTTTACTTTCCTTGacatctgtttaaaagaaaaaacagaagcatttCCTAAAACACAGAGACTTGAGACATTCCATTCATTTCCAACTGGTAGTCTGTTAAGCTAACAGGTGACTAAATCTATCCTCCTAAAATACATATAGTTCATTTGTATATTTCTCCTTCAGGTTTTGAAAGAGTACCAATATTGATTTCTAAGTAGCATTACGAATCTTTGTTAATAGAAAGAGTGCTAACAAATTAGTACTGAGGGATATAAAGTGTACTCTGCAAGGTGCTGATTGTATCAACTCATATGACAACTAATTGGCATTGAGTATGCCAAGATCCTGTAAGATTTAAACCCTGATATTCCAGTAATCTTTGGCCTCTTACAAAATGCCAtggatttctttcctttgtgtCTAACTCACTGCAAAGATTAAACAActagtttcatttttcaaacactgTAGACAGTACAGATAAATGTCTTATTAAAGATTCCTTTTCATGCTATTGCACATGCATTTAATTGATAACAGCACTCTTTTACAATTTATCTACTTGTGTGTGGAATTTCTTATACTagctttccatttaaaaagttcATTTGTATAATTTATGAGGTCTTGCACAATTTGAAATTTGGAGAGAAATGTTTTTGTGGCTACTAATTTTTCTGAGATTGCACTTAAATAGACAAATAGGGGTGTATAAGTGatatttaaatatgctttttaataaaaatactcaTTATTAACAGTAATGTCTACTTGTTCTGAAGACAAGATGTccttatattttatattaataactGTTCACAGAAGCTGTTTTATAGGTTGATTAAGACTCACACTTCTTGCAACGAATAGAGTATCTGCAACTTTTTGTGCTAAGGGTTTCTATTACTTGTTTGCCATTATTTTTCTATATGCAGAGGTTACATCATCCTTCATTGTACACCCTTGTAAAGAAGTGTAACTTTAGAAGGAAGATTCAGCATTTCCATTCTTTCAGCATATCTATATCCTTCATTATTACACTTTCCATGGTACCTTCCATCTCCAGGGTTACTAATTATTGATCAGTTGTAAGAATGACAGTGCAtgcagccacaaaaaaaaaaaaaaaaattaattgttaccacttttctttttgtttcgtTTGTCATGAAATGTGACAAAAAGCTAAAACCATGAAGTTTTTCCACAGTTCCAGAAAAATCCCAGTTTGGAAGAACCAAAGTGGAATTTACCTGCTTCCCAGCTGCCCATCTGCAAGGCTCTAGCATTGCCTTGACAAGAGCCTTCCAGATGACCTGCTGAGGGGAGTGAGCCCAGGGCAGTCCCCTCCCCCTCAGCCACCCAGCCTTGGTCAGAGCCACCAGATGGGGCTGGGCTGCTCAAGCTCCAGCTGAAAAGTCCTTTTGTTTTTGCCCACAGGCCAGAAGCTTTCCTTGCACTGTGACACTATGACAGTCAGATCATTatcatctattaaaaaataaattaattaatccCAAAAGGAATatcaggggttttgtttggttttttcctcatgtttctaCAGGAAGAGTCTGAGCAGAAAACTCTGGCAGAGCCTGAACCATTAGGCTGGACACTTTCTCATGCCAAGGTAACAGCACATATTACTGGGGTGCTGGAGATTAACAAGGAAATAATTCCTGCTCTGCAACTCACACAGCAAGCGCCAGGCTCACTGTTACTCACATCTGCTAATGTAGTTTGTCTCTTCTCTTGCCCATCTCAGCACGCAGTAAACATTCAGTAGTATTTATTCATGTAAGGTTAATGATTCCAGTTCTTCCAACCTGCCTGACCCACATTTGCTATGGCAAGGGACAGAGGGCTTCTCTCTGCAAGTTTCTCCTAAGGCACCTTGTGACAACCCCTTGTGTTCTGACTCCAGGGACATCTATGATGGCCTGAGTAGTGTGaaacacaaacaataagaaaataagtaaaaataaatggtgTACAGGGGTTTACAGAGTAACTATAGCTCTTGACACTATTGAGAGTTTTGCAGAAATAAAGACTGTAGGTGGAGAGCCTTAGTATAGAAAACAGCAGAGGAGACATACTGTAGCTGGCTGAAGGTGTCCGCTCATCCACATCAATCAAAGTCCCCTCTGACCTGCTCCGTGGAATCTCTCCGCTGGTTAGGGAATCTGTTCCACTACTGGAAGTGTTTCCCTCCTAGGAAACAGTTAAACATATAAAACATCAGCAAGTATGCAATTTGAAAAAAGGGAAATGTTGAAGAATAATTGAACTTTTCTCCTGTGATGtggcacaaataaaaaaaaaaaaagtgaagctatGGTTTATGAGTAAATTTATGGAGTCTGCCCAAGATCATCACAATCTTGAGTCTTACTATCTAATTTGCAGCAAAACCCCCAGATGTTACAGTTGCAGGACAATACAGTACCCCAGACCATAGTGAAGTCCAATAACTCACATAATTAAATGTCTTGCAGTTGGAACTGAGCCAATTGTACAATAACTTCCATTCAGAAGGTCTTGAATAAAaactttctaaaaaagaaaaattctaattCCTGTTTTCAGACAAGTTTGACTACAATCATTAAAGGGTAAGAGCTAGATCTGTTCCTTCCTTTGCCAATTAA
The DNA window shown above is from Strix aluco isolate bStrAlu1 chromosome 1, bStrAlu1.hap1, whole genome shotgun sequence and carries:
- the MACC1 gene encoding metastasis-associated in colon cancer protein 1, with product MVSSKQYPIMVDETANFPMKKQLTLFKHTWIMTEGSYRVHKITQCGEVVVMEGNTSSSGTDSLTSGEIPRSRSEGTLIDVDERTPSASYNVKESKLGLDIDWSDVFKHAHAASRTNPFWNELSASNPFVHDIAASNRNENNRYLSILKEKPHLFSKVSSNRDSLASSGDELDIDCLLRKTSSRRSGRSKSVSDFLDIVDNQRLHPRKTTPQKTIVSDMTWLQNDREAYKMAWLSHRQLTRSCLDLEAMSHSPGWAQTQATDIHVVCKLNYEGGSVQLPDSDINIHVPVGHVLPGEFQEVGLKAILNPPSSFNNELSSTISPLIELTLSNLNTREAIFLEVKVAAKVKNDPLSQVMSDIVCFYSFNKEGPFKKLENCYTYQDTIQVKLTDLSHVMYAVIAVQANKIQPPATNVWDYVHRMVSVGIYGPKYIHPSFTAVFTVFGHNYIPGKLTICDIKKGGKNMPPVVFQLWGKHTFLLEKPQDLNISLVSCDPDFEVKMEDQSKNIKEEDLKTGEMVRQQFLFSMLGCREMHFFVFLVQIKVLKSSQVTQFHVTTPDPAPKLCGIISRPKRLQNRKEIKSAPLLLIPTVKYPKFQDKTLSVNTYGVALKTVLRQNKIDYLLEYFKGDTIALLGEDKVKAIGQTKIKEWYVGILRKKIGLVHCKNIKVISKEQAMDTADSELTTRNLAEQIALPFKKLTYIYSVVLSTVSESVCDWRALAEVLGYSHMSLDDFNEAHIDKESERVAHVVKRMKEDCHANKKKRLFLYELIVALLKIDCQGLVARLTQDTIILTSAVKLGKYWRELAEKLARLTKQQIEAYEIPHQGKNGAVALEMMWKPAYDFLYTWAAHYGDSYRDVLQDLQSALDKMKNPQICLDSAEWKFRKPSWCALSMPPFLRCCY